From Danio rerio strain Tuebingen ecotype United States chromosome 7, GRCz12tu, whole genome shotgun sequence, the proteins below share one genomic window:
- the lrp10 gene encoding low-density lipoprotein receptor-related protein 10, with product MSVLHSLCFLGLLFLTVPCTLKLVFSAALCDHSPKILQSRQGEIHNSPYHSWPYHTLNCSWLITSKVGERVIISFSQFNMRCGRQWVSVVPLTGSPFKLCGSQLPAPFEMTGGNITVTHHFIPHIFPVTGFRLSYFKDSGPCFPGEFECYSERCLPASWRCNGRVECLGVGDELGSDEDGCYSPEPPIDNSLNDLPPFETTTSTISLLSTDAPPPKIPDFPLLPQGGPCGGYLKAFYGSFTPPVPTGQKMECVWTVDPQDSRPLKLELQQLDLGVKDLITITDQPYGMGNIIKTITFVSNNKAVEVESRTGLLSLIYRREPVLEGRGFNATYRITDYCLPWEELCGGSLGGCYTADQRCDGHWDCPETGLDEEACWGCKAGSFLCAMGGIKKAGHQTENPVCYSFHERCNYQLNCPDGTDERECTICQPGTFHCDSDRCVFESWRCDGQVDCKDGTDELNCTATLPRKVITAATVGSLVCGLLLVIAMGCTCKLYSLRTREYSLFAPITRQEAELIQQQAPPSYGQLIAQGIIPPVEDFPTENPNETVSLSLRGILQLLRQDNASSLRRRRRPRFVRRAVRRLRRWGLIPRATSRPTQTTASSSQQTEAANSSTQPSQSSPGASSVATEAFSQSLTQKLGLSQQTETQQQAEAPPPSPSPPPPFPFQPVESAEAQQTPPITAPPSSPSLASLFHTLGRSISRFRPSPSTTSLPLSASPSFSSSSSEDEVLLIPLSDDTTSEDDVPMLT from the exons CTCTTTGTGATCATTCACCCAAAATACTTCAATCCAGACAAGGAGAGATTCATAACTCTCCGTATCATTCCTGGCCTTACCATACACTTAACTGCAGTTGGCTAATAACCTCGAAAGTTGGGGAGCGTGTGATCATCAG TTTTTCCCAGTTTAATATGAGATGTGGGCGGCAATGGGTCTCTGTGGTTCCTCTCACTGGCAGCCCTTTCAAACTCTGTGGTTCCCAGCTTCCAGCACCATTTGAGATGACCGGTGGAAACATTACAGTGACGCACCACTTCATTCCACATATTTTCCCTGTAACAGGGTTCCGTCTATCATATTTTAAAG ACTCAGGTCCCTGTTTTCCAGGCGAGTTTGAATGTTACAGTGAGCGTTGTCTCCCGGCATCATGGCGCTGTAACGGACGAGTTGAATGCCTTGGTGTTGGTGATGAACTTGGGTCGGACGAAGACGGATGTTACAGTCCTGAACCACCCATAGACAATAGCCTAAATGACCTCCCTCCCTTTGAAACCACCACCTCCACAATCTCATTATTGAGCACAGATGCACCCCCTCCTAAAATCCCGGACTTTCCCTTGTTGCCACAAGGAGGGCCATGTGGAGGATACTTAAAAGCATTTTATGGGTCGTTTACTCCCCCTGTCCCCACAGGACAGAAGATGGAATGTGTGTGGACAGTTGACCCCCAAGATTCACGACCGCTCAAATTAGAGCTTCAGCAACTGGACCTAGGTGTTAAGGACTTGATCACAATCACAGACCAACCCTATGGCATGGGGAACATCATTAAAACA ATCACCTTTGTGTCCAATAACAAAGCAGTTGAAGTGGAATCTCGCACTGGCTTGCTTTCGCTGATCTACCGCAGGGAACCTGTACTGGAAGGTCGGGGCTTTAATGCAACCTATCGCATCACAGATTACTGCCTTCCATGGGAGGAGCTTTGCGGAGGATCACTTGGAGGCTGTTACACTGCAGACCAGCGGTGCGATGGGCACTGGGACTGTCCTGAAACAGGCCTGGATGAGGAAGCGTGCTGGGGCTGCAAGGCTGGATCTTTCTTATGTGCGATGGGAGGAATTAAGAAAGCGGGCCACCAAACAGAAAACCCTGTCTGCTATTCGTTTCACGAGCGCTGCAACTACCAGCTCAACTGTCCCGATGGAACGGATGAAAGAGAATGTACCATCTGCCAACCTGGGACATTTCACTGCGACAGTGACAG gtgtgtgtttgagagCTGGCGCTGTGATGGACAGGTGGACTGTAAGGATGGCACCGATGAGCTTAACTGCACTGCCACCCTGCCCCGAAAGGTCATAACCGCAGCTACTGTTGGAAGTCTGGTTTGCGGACTTCTGCTTGTCATCGCAATGGGCTGCACTTGTAAGCTGTACTCACTACGTACGCGAGAGTACAG CTTGTTCGCACCAATCACTCGGCAGGAGGCTGAACTGATCCAGCAGCAGGCCCCGCCCTCTTATGGTCAGCTGATTGCTCAGGGAATCATCCCACCAGTGGAAGACTTCCCTACTGAGAACCCCAATGAG actgtctctctctctctgcgagGAATACTGCAGCTTCTCAGACAAGACAATGCTTCCTCTCTACGGCGAAGACGCAGGCCTCGATTTGTCCGCAGAGCGGTGCGACGCTTACGAAGATGGGGCTTGATTCCCAGAGCCACCTCCAGACCAACACAGACCACGGCCTCTTCTTCTCAACAGACAGAAGCTGCTAATTCTAGTACTCAGCCAAGTCAGTCAAGTCCTGGAGCCTCCTCAGTGGCCACAGAGGCTTTCAGTCAGTCCTTGACTCAAAAACTGGGTTTATCCCAACAGACAGAAACGCAGCAGCAAGCCGAGGCTCCTCCACCTTCTCCATCTCCCCCGCCTCCTTTTCCTTTCCAGCCAGTCGAATCTGCTGAAGCGCAACAAACCCCACCCATCACTGCCCCACCCAGCAGTCCCTCCCTGGCGTCTCTCTTCCACACCCTCGGACGGAGTATTTCGCGTTTCAGACCCTCTCCGTCCACTACTTCGCTCCCTCTTTCCGCATCcccctctttttcttcttcttcctctgaAGATGAAGTATTGCTGATTCCTCTCTCTGATGACACAACCTCTGAAGACGACGTGCCCATGCTGACTTGA
- the cirop gene encoding ciliated left-right organizer metallopeptidase isoform X1 produces MSFLLCIGILLLPWFPCVCGKCIFDQIQRSVNVVSPPTAQYASAYRFKTQRSKRHIMPMDNLQPIRIKIWIPSESPALSDWEREKLMSAVGEAVSEVSSLLSVKRVKDRLLLNRDVNKYCKFIWRNSSTLNHMKCGRAHENYRFESCLGVIIPDEHLDGCSVYPNPEHPVPTVLRPRGPGVPDADFLLYVFTHNTEKCRAESSVLAYTAHCQTGSDGRPLAGTMVICRETLKKERYTYQHFVKTVIHELFHVLGFSKELLSNWKDCTVSSQIGVDCWSHGQVTSTDQTGQVRLYSPTVIRAMQKHFNSTHTDLGAPLENKDAALDGLSSHWEARVLQGSIMAASLVEASLVRIDAITLAALQDTGWYSVNHSRAQSLVWGEGEGSDFGSVSACHNSSAFFCTGSGLGCHFLHLNKGECVTDQYLDGCHIFKPLANASECWIEDNARSGMNEGGGEIFGSDSRCFISNITRLNNVTAYTPVSGHCYRHRCTGINKYHIQVKDSDWMDCPAGTSIEVSGYQGFIFCPENRLCKYSDLAPPTSTQRTESLFSDTTAQSDLGMMEKDAAVQPSFTSLFLVSEAKISLAAVLSLMAVFALLSAAVLLYRKNLSVRVHAASYRTPLPHILYRN; encoded by the exons ATGTCGTTCCTCTTGTGTATCGGCATTTTGCTGTTACCATGGTTCCCTTGTGTCTGTGGGAAGTGCATCTTTGACCAAATTCAGAGATCCGTCAACGTCgtttccccgcccaccgctcAATACGCCTCTGCTTATCGGTTCAAAACTCAGAGATCTAAAAGACATATTATGCCTATGGATAATttacaaccaatcagaatcaaaatCTGGATCCCTTCAGAAAGTCCCGCCCTCTCTGACTGGGAGAGAGAGAAATTAATGAGCGCAGTTGGTGAGGCTGTCAGCGAGGTTTCCAGTTTACTGTCAG TAAAACGAGTTAAAGACCGTCTGCTGTTGAACAGAGATGTAAACAAGTACTGCAAATTCATCTGGAGAAACAGCAGCACTTTAAACCACATGAA ATGTGGAAGAGCCCATGAGAACTACAGATTTGAGAGCTGCCTCGGTGTGATT ATTCCAGATGAGCACCTGGATGGCTGTTCTGTTTATCCAAATCCTGAGCATCCAGTCCCAACAGTGCTGAGGCCACGGGGGCCTGGAGTTCCCGATGCTGACTTCCTGCTTTATGTGTTCACTCACAACACAGAAAAATGCAGAGCAGAG TCTAGTGTACTGGCTTATACTGCTCACTGTCAGACGGGTTCAGATGGCCGTCCTCTGGCTGGCACGATGGTCATCTGTAGAGAGACGCTCAAAAAGGAAAGATACACATATCAGCACTTTGTAAAG ACAGTGATCCATGAGCTGTTCCATGTGTTGGGCTTCAGCAAAGAGCTCCTCAGCAATTGGAAGGACTGTACAGTTTCCTCTCAGA TTGGTGTAGACTGCTGGTCTCATGGTCAGGTGACCAGCACAGACCAGACAGGGCAGGTTAGACTCTACTCTCCTACTGTGATCAGAGCAATGCAGAAACACTTCAACTCTACACACACTGACCTTGGAGCTCCATTAGAGAACAAG GACGCTGCTTTAGATGGTCTCTCTTCACACTGGGAGGCTCGTGTGCTTCAGGGCTCCATTATGGCAGCTTCGCTAGTGGAGGCATCTCTGGTTCGCATTGATGCCATCACACTCGCTGCCCTCCAGGACACAGGCTGGTATTCAGTCAACCACAGCCGGGCTCAGAGCCTGGTGTGGGGAGAGG GTGAAGGCAGTGATTTTGGCTCCGTCTCTGCCTGTCACAATTCTTCAGCTTTCTTTTGCACAGGCAG TGGTCTGGGTTGTCATTTCCTTCATCTCAACAAGGGGGAGTGTGTGACggatcagtacctggatgggtgcCACATATTTAAACCTCTTGCAAATGCT AGTGAGTGCTGGATTGAGGATAATGCAAGGAGTGGAATGAATGAAGGAGGCGGAGAGATATTCGGCTCAGACAGCCGCTGTTTCATATCCAACATCACCAGACTG AATAATGTGACTGCTTACACACCAGTGTCAGGTCATTGTTACAGACACCGATGCACCGGAATAAACAAATATCACATTCAGGTGAAGGACTCTGATTGGATGGATTGTCCAGCAGGAACGAGCATTGAG GTGTCTGGTTATCAAGGATTCATTTTCTGCCCTGAAAACAGATTATGTAAATATTCAGATTTAGCTCCTCCCACATCAACACAAAGAACAGAAAGCCTTTTTAGTGACACCACTGCTCAGAG TGATCTTGGTATGATGGAGAAAGATGCCGCTGTTCAACCCAGCTTCACATCTCTCTTCTTAGTCTCTGAGGCTAAGATCAGCTTGGCAGCGGTATTGAGCTTGATGGCTGTTTTCGCTCTGCTGTCTGCTGCTGTGCTCCTCTACAGGAAGAACTTGTCTGTAAGAGTACATGCTGCTTCATACAGGACACCACTGCCACACATCCTGTACAGAAACTGA
- the cirop gene encoding ciliated left-right organizer metallopeptidase isoform X2, protein MKCGRAHENYRFESCLGVIIPDEHLDGCSVYPNPEHPVPTVLRPRGPGVPDADFLLYVFTHNTEKCRAESSVLAYTAHCQTGSDGRPLAGTMVICRETLKKERYTYQHFVKTVIHELFHVLGFSKELLSNWKDCTVSSQIGVDCWSHGQVTSTDQTGQVRLYSPTVIRAMQKHFNSTHTDLGAPLENKDAALDGLSSHWEARVLQGSIMAASLVEASLVRIDAITLAALQDTGWYSVNHSRAQSLVWGEGEGSDFGSVSACHNSSAFFCTGSGLGCHFLHLNKGECVTDQYLDGCHIFKPLANASECWIEDNARSGMNEGGGEIFGSDSRCFISNITRLNNVTAYTPVSGHCYRHRCTGINKYHIQVKDSDWMDCPAGTSIEVSGYQGFIFCPENRLCKYSDLAPPTSTQRTESLFSDTTAQSDLGMMEKDAAVQPSFTSLFLVSEAKISLAAVLSLMAVFALLSAAVLLYRKNLSVRVHAASYRTPLPHILYRN, encoded by the exons ATGAA ATGTGGAAGAGCCCATGAGAACTACAGATTTGAGAGCTGCCTCGGTGTGATT ATTCCAGATGAGCACCTGGATGGCTGTTCTGTTTATCCAAATCCTGAGCATCCAGTCCCAACAGTGCTGAGGCCACGGGGGCCTGGAGTTCCCGATGCTGACTTCCTGCTTTATGTGTTCACTCACAACACAGAAAAATGCAGAGCAGAG TCTAGTGTACTGGCTTATACTGCTCACTGTCAGACGGGTTCAGATGGCCGTCCTCTGGCTGGCACGATGGTCATCTGTAGAGAGACGCTCAAAAAGGAAAGATACACATATCAGCACTTTGTAAAG ACAGTGATCCATGAGCTGTTCCATGTGTTGGGCTTCAGCAAAGAGCTCCTCAGCAATTGGAAGGACTGTACAGTTTCCTCTCAGA TTGGTGTAGACTGCTGGTCTCATGGTCAGGTGACCAGCACAGACCAGACAGGGCAGGTTAGACTCTACTCTCCTACTGTGATCAGAGCAATGCAGAAACACTTCAACTCTACACACACTGACCTTGGAGCTCCATTAGAGAACAAG GACGCTGCTTTAGATGGTCTCTCTTCACACTGGGAGGCTCGTGTGCTTCAGGGCTCCATTATGGCAGCTTCGCTAGTGGAGGCATCTCTGGTTCGCATTGATGCCATCACACTCGCTGCCCTCCAGGACACAGGCTGGTATTCAGTCAACCACAGCCGGGCTCAGAGCCTGGTGTGGGGAGAGG GTGAAGGCAGTGATTTTGGCTCCGTCTCTGCCTGTCACAATTCTTCAGCTTTCTTTTGCACAGGCAG TGGTCTGGGTTGTCATTTCCTTCATCTCAACAAGGGGGAGTGTGTGACggatcagtacctggatgggtgcCACATATTTAAACCTCTTGCAAATGCT AGTGAGTGCTGGATTGAGGATAATGCAAGGAGTGGAATGAATGAAGGAGGCGGAGAGATATTCGGCTCAGACAGCCGCTGTTTCATATCCAACATCACCAGACTG AATAATGTGACTGCTTACACACCAGTGTCAGGTCATTGTTACAGACACCGATGCACCGGAATAAACAAATATCACATTCAGGTGAAGGACTCTGATTGGATGGATTGTCCAGCAGGAACGAGCATTGAG GTGTCTGGTTATCAAGGATTCATTTTCTGCCCTGAAAACAGATTATGTAAATATTCAGATTTAGCTCCTCCCACATCAACACAAAGAACAGAAAGCCTTTTTAGTGACACCACTGCTCAGAG TGATCTTGGTATGATGGAGAAAGATGCCGCTGTTCAACCCAGCTTCACATCTCTCTTCTTAGTCTCTGAGGCTAAGATCAGCTTGGCAGCGGTATTGAGCTTGATGGCTGTTTTCGCTCTGCTGTCTGCTGCTGTGCTCCTCTACAGGAAGAACTTGTCTGTAAGAGTACATGCTGCTTCATACAGGACACCACTGCCACACATCCTGTACAGAAACTGA